A region from the Caldicellulosiruptor naganoensis genome encodes:
- the aroA gene encoding 3-phosphoshikimate 1-carboxyvinyltransferase, giving the protein MNVKIEGRRKIKAKINIPPDKSISHRSIMIGSLARGTTEVENFLFADDCISTIECFKKLGVEIETKNGKVIVKGKNYNLSAPEQQLYCGNSGTTTRLLLGILSTQEFEAILDGDNSLRKRPMKRVTQPLSQMGANFEFLEREDFLPIKVKGKNLLKPIDYILPVSSAQVKSALIFAALKAEGMSIIKEKPMSRNHTELMLKSAGANIKTSFEDKFYKIEVLPSSLEALKIKVPSDISSAAFFIVLALICEDSEVIVENCILNHTRTGIIDILKQMGADISIEDVQIQNGELVGTIVAKSSSLQGVSVDKDDIPRIIDEIPILAVAAAFADGKTIIDNASELRVKESDRIKTTIEMLKSFGAECYELENGLEIIGSKNKLKAGIVDSYNDHRIAMAGAVMACAVEGESTILNAECASVSFPNFYEILFEHSRKE; this is encoded by the coding sequence ATGAACGTAAAGATTGAGGGAAGAAGAAAGATAAAAGCAAAGATTAATATTCCACCTGATAAGTCAATTTCACACAGAAGTATAATGATAGGTTCCTTAGCAAGAGGAACAACTGAAGTAGAAAATTTTTTATTTGCTGATGATTGTATAAGCACAATAGAGTGTTTTAAAAAACTTGGAGTAGAAATAGAAACAAAAAACGGCAAGGTTATCGTGAAAGGAAAAAATTATAATTTATCAGCTCCTGAGCAGCAATTATATTGTGGCAATTCCGGTACAACCACAAGACTTTTGCTTGGAATTTTGTCAACACAAGAGTTTGAAGCAATTTTAGATGGTGATAACTCTTTGCGGAAAAGACCTATGAAAAGAGTAACACAACCGTTGAGTCAAATGGGAGCAAATTTTGAGTTTTTAGAAAGAGAAGATTTTCTCCCTATAAAGGTAAAAGGGAAAAATCTCTTAAAACCCATTGATTACATTTTGCCTGTTTCAAGCGCACAAGTAAAATCAGCACTCATTTTTGCAGCTTTAAAAGCAGAGGGAATGAGCATAATAAAAGAAAAGCCAATGTCAAGAAATCACACAGAGCTTATGTTAAAGTCTGCTGGGGCAAATATCAAAACCTCATTTGAAGATAAATTTTACAAAATCGAGGTACTTCCCAGCAGTTTAGAAGCACTCAAAATTAAAGTTCCCTCAGATATCTCCTCTGCTGCATTTTTTATTGTGCTTGCTCTTATCTGTGAAGATAGTGAAGTTATAGTTGAAAATTGTATTTTAAACCATACAAGAACAGGTATAATTGATATCTTAAAACAAATGGGTGCTGATATTAGTATTGAAGATGTTCAAATCCAAAACGGCGAACTTGTTGGAACAATAGTTGCAAAAAGTAGCAGCCTTCAAGGAGTTTCGGTTGATAAAGATGATATCCCACGCATTATAGATGAGATACCTATTTTGGCGGTTGCTGCAGCTTTTGCTGATGGAAAAACCATTATCGACAATGCTTCAGAGCTGAGGGTAAAGGAAAGTGATAGGATAAAAACAACCATTGAGATGCTAAAGAGCTTTGGTGCTGAATGCTATGAGCTTGAAAATGGATTGGAAATCATCGGCTCAAAAAACAAGCTAAAAGCTGGCATTGTTGATTCATATAACGACCACAGAATTGCCATGGCAGGGGCAGTTATGGCATGTGCAGTTGAAGGCGAAAGCACAATTTTAAATGCAGAGTGTGCATCAGTATCTTTTCCAAATTTCTATGAAATACTTTTTGAGCACAGTAGAAAGGAGTAA
- a CDS encoding sugar phosphate isomerase/epimerase family protein, with the protein MKISFSTVGCPNFTWDEIVATAKDFGYDGIELRGICDELEVYKTFPFVGDNLKLTKKRLDDLGLEISCISTSCYLFDKKAKDVTIEVAEKHMRLAKELSCKYIRVLGDEWITPAKDIDEEFVKEMLTILCKIAENYNVDVLIETNGVWADSKKLAALLEKVPYQNVGVVWDIHHPFRFFNEDIEYTYGNLKGYIKHVHVKDSIKEGSKLIFKMIGEGDIPIEKAINLLLKDSYQGYISLEWVKRWFSELEEPGIVFLEFINRIKKLVV; encoded by the coding sequence ATGAAGATTAGCTTTTCAACTGTGGGTTGCCCAAATTTTACATGGGATGAAATAGTTGCAACTGCAAAGGACTTTGGATATGATGGTATTGAACTTAGGGGAATATGTGATGAGCTTGAGGTTTATAAAACATTTCCTTTTGTTGGTGACAATTTAAAACTTACAAAAAAGAGATTAGATGACCTGGGTTTGGAGATTTCTTGTATTTCAACGTCTTGTTATCTTTTTGACAAAAAGGCCAAAGATGTCACAATCGAGGTGGCAGAAAAACATATGAGGTTAGCAAAAGAGCTTAGTTGCAAATACATAAGAGTCTTAGGAGATGAGTGGATAACTCCTGCGAAAGACATAGATGAAGAATTTGTAAAGGAAATGCTAACCATCTTATGTAAGATAGCAGAAAATTACAATGTTGATGTTTTGATTGAAACAAATGGTGTATGGGCTGATTCTAAAAAGCTTGCAGCTTTACTTGAGAAGGTGCCTTATCAAAATGTTGGGGTTGTTTGGGATATTCACCACCCCTTTAGGTTTTTTAATGAGGATATAGAGTACACATATGGCAATTTAAAGGGTTATATAAAACACGTTCATGTAAAGGATTCAATAAAAGAAGGCAGCAAACTTATATTTAAGATGATAGGTGAGGGAGATATTCCTATTGAAAAGGCTATTAATTTACTGCTCAAAGATAGTTACCAGGGGTATATTTCGCTTGAATGGGTAAAAAGATGGTTCTCTGAACTTGAAGAGCCAGGGATTGTGTTTTTAGAGTTTATTAACAGAATTAAAAAACTTGTAGTTTAA
- a CDS encoding nucleoside triphosphate pyrophosphohydrolase family protein, translating into MLKDIFIDDFQYVVDELLIRNKSILDSLTKFSESAARVNRSIIKSVTNCGCIRINAKKQEIPIDVSLKEAKKYLKTHVEGKLCENCRDLIEKEIGSTLFYLASICNTLDLNLYDIVLKEIERMRTLGEFNLR; encoded by the coding sequence ATGTTGAAGGATATCTTCATAGACGATTTCCAATATGTAGTTGATGAGTTGTTAATAAGAAACAAAAGTATACTTGATAGTCTTACTAAATTCTCTGAATCAGCAGCAAGGGTCAACCGAAGTATAATAAAGTCTGTCACAAACTGCGGATGTATAAGAATAAACGCTAAAAAACAAGAGATTCCAATAGATGTAAGTCTCAAAGAAGCTAAAAAGTATTTAAAGACTCATGTAGAAGGTAAGCTTTGTGAAAATTGCAGGGATTTGATTGAAAAAGAGATCGGAAGTACACTATTTTACTTAGCATCAATCTGCAATACCTTGGATTTGAATCTTTATGACATTGTACTGAAAGAAATCGAGAGAATGAGGACACTTGGTGAGTTTAACTTAAGATAA
- a CDS encoding DUF4364 family protein — MSDEYNEIHTLAQNKLIILFFLNRISIPISTQQLDEFILSTKYMNFFEYQQYLKELEAQKLIHRYDDELRTYIEISQSGKNVLEILLNLVPKTTLDEIEEYIKKNYRKIKLNTEVYSDYKIINPNEYLVVCSLREGNSILFEVKVNVPHVEIAKRICRNWNKNAETVYRLLFENLAKNHEESSQE, encoded by the coding sequence ATGTCGGATGAGTACAACGAAATACACACTCTTGCTCAAAACAAACTTATCATATTATTTTTCCTAAACAGGATTAGCATTCCTATTTCAACTCAGCAACTTGATGAATTTATTCTCTCAACAAAGTATATGAACTTTTTCGAATATCAGCAATACCTAAAAGAACTTGAAGCTCAAAAGCTCATACATAGATATGACGATGAGCTTAGGACATACATAGAAATTTCTCAAAGTGGTAAAAACGTATTAGAGATACTTCTTAACCTTGTTCCCAAAACTACACTTGATGAAATTGAAGAGTACATAAAGAAAAACTATAGAAAGATTAAGCTCAATACTGAAGTTTATTCTGACTACAAGATAATCAACCCAAACGAATACTTGGTTGTATGTTCCCTGCGGGAAGGAAATAGTATACTATTTGAAGTAAAAGTAAATGTACCTCATGTAGAGATTGCGAAAAGAATCTGTCGAAACTGGAATAAAAACGCTGAAACAGTCTACAGACTTCTTTTTGAGAATTTAGCTAAAAACCACGAAGAGTCTTCGCAAGAGTAG
- a CDS encoding GNAT family N-acetyltransferase, translating to MVRCAKFSDLPQVAEIFREAFSDSIEFYFNNRIKNSAIEDIFKVVLLAEPHGFLVYEDKENKKIAGYICVVKDIRKVWLVAVLSLSVFKWVIKWIFGLYGFGIKPIWKILSNKLDFFKFQTKYASGISAQILSIGTRKSYRGKNIGTKLVEAGLNFLKSKGVKQVKLEVRPDNLPAIKLYKKFGFYQIGMSQDPQGKWIVMKKDL from the coding sequence ATGGTAAGATGTGCAAAGTTCTCTGACCTGCCTCAGGTTGCTGAAATTTTCAGAGAAGCTTTTAGTGACAGCATAGAATTTTATTTTAACAATAGAATTAAAAACTCTGCCATTGAAGACATATTCAAAGTAGTTCTTCTTGCAGAACCTCATGGTTTTTTGGTGTACGAAGACAAAGAAAATAAAAAAATTGCTGGATATATCTGTGTAGTAAAAGATATAAGAAAAGTATGGTTAGTAGCTGTTTTGTCTTTGTCTGTCTTTAAATGGGTAATTAAATGGATATTCGGCCTTTATGGATTTGGCATAAAACCCATCTGGAAGATACTTTCTAACAAACTTGATTTCTTTAAGTTTCAAACAAAATACGCAAGCGGTATTAGCGCTCAAATTCTCTCAATTGGCACACGCAAATCGTATAGAGGGAAAAATATTGGAACAAAACTTGTTGAAGCAGGACTAAATTTTCTAAAATCAAAAGGAGTAAAACAAGTCAAATTAGAAGTAAGACCAGATAACCTGCCTGCAATAAAGCTCTACAAAAAATTTGGCTTTTACCAGATAGGAATGTCACAAGACCCACAAGGTAAATGGATTGTCATGAAGAAGGACCTTTAG
- a CDS encoding spore coat protein yields MKTLSDRDIAFSLLNAMKLQAMALTNLILESSNNALRKETMSILNRVFDHQKQIFDFLSQKGWYPVEMAKQDDISKDQRDVQTIQNNVQMISM; encoded by the coding sequence ATGAAGACATTGTCAGATAGAGACATTGCCTTTTCACTTTTGAACGCTATGAAGCTTCAAGCAATGGCACTTACAAACTTGATTTTGGAAAGCTCCAACAATGCTCTAAGAAAAGAAACTATGTCAATTTTAAATAGAGTATTTGACCATCAAAAGCAGATATTTGATTTTCTATCTCAAAAAGGGTGGTATCCTGTTGAGATGGCAAAGCAAGATGATATATCAAAGGACCAAAGAGATGTCCAGACAATTCAGAACAATGTTCAGATGATTTCAATGTGA
- a CDS encoding L,D-transpeptidase family protein, with amino-acid sequence MAIALITGTLICLTFISAISQHFANPYLIFVSIDNSKLYVFKNGVLYKSYPISPGKPSTPTPVGTFRIISKSYWGEGFGGRWMGLNVRHGKYGIHGTIYESYISAHVSKRCVRMRNDDVKELFSYIPLGTTVVISEGAYGEFRNGFRTIFPGDTGEDVMAVQRRLKDLGFYHGDVDGKYGLAMEAAIYQFQKKNKLPITNKITPYLMKKMGFYLFE; translated from the coding sequence TTGGCAATAGCTTTAATAACAGGAACTTTAATTTGTCTTACTTTCATCTCGGCAATCTCTCAACATTTTGCAAATCCGTATTTAATCTTTGTTTCTATCGATAATAGCAAACTTTATGTATTTAAAAATGGAGTATTATACAAATCATACCCCATTTCTCCTGGGAAGCCTTCAACTCCAACTCCAGTTGGAACATTTAGGATAATTTCAAAATCGTACTGGGGTGAAGGTTTTGGGGGAAGGTGGATGGGCCTGAATGTGCGGCATGGCAAATATGGTATTCATGGAACAATATACGAAAGTTATATTAGTGCACATGTTAGCAAAAGGTGTGTAAGGATGCGAAATGACGATGTAAAAGAGTTATTTTCATATATACCTCTTGGCACAACTGTTGTAATTTCGGAAGGTGCATATGGTGAATTTAGAAATGGTTTCAGAACAATCTTTCCTGGAGACACAGGTGAAGATGTGATGGCCGTGCAGAGACGGCTCAAAGATCTTGGTTTTTATCATGGCGATGTTGATGGGAAGTATGGTCTTGCAATGGAGGCAGCAATTTATCAATTTCAAAAAAAGAATAAATTGCCAATAACAAATAAAATTACTCCTTATTTAATGAAAAAAATGGGATTTTACTTATTTGAATAA
- the panD gene encoding aspartate 1-decarboxylase: MLIEVLKSKIHRVTVTEANLNYIGSITIDEELMEAAGILENEKVQVVNINNGERFETYVIKGERGSGTICLNGAAARLVQVGDKIIIMAYCLLTMEEYREHKPKIVFVNENNKIVKLSSKEDHSECMC, translated from the coding sequence ATGCTGATTGAGGTTTTAAAATCCAAGATACACAGGGTAACCGTTACAGAGGCTAATCTGAATTATATAGGAAGCATTACAATTGACGAAGAACTGATGGAAGCTGCAGGAATATTAGAAAATGAAAAAGTTCAGGTTGTTAACATAAACAACGGTGAGAGATTCGAAACTTATGTTATAAAAGGAGAAAGAGGAAGTGGAACAATTTGCTTAAATGGTGCAGCTGCTCGCTTGGTGCAGGTTGGAGATAAAATTATTATAATGGCTTATTGCTTGCTTACGATGGAAGAGTATAGAGAACATAAACCAAAGATTGTATTTGTGAATGAAAATAATAAGATTGTGAAACTTTCAAGTAAAGAAGATCATTCAGAGTGTATGTGTTAG
- the panC gene encoding pantoate--beta-alanine ligase: MVVVEKIQEMKDIVKKLKKEGKTIGFVPTMGYLHEGHLSLVRKSKSENDITVMSIFVNPIQFGPNEDYDRYPRDFERDKNLAEKEGLDYVFYPSVKEMYPDDFKTVVSVKNITDIMCGKSRPGHFDGVATVVLKLFNIVNPDRAYFGQKDAQQLAVIKQMVKDLNLDIEIVPCPIVREEDGLAMSSRNVYLSDDERKSATVLYKSLNLAKDLIEKGERDVLKLKKAMEDLILKEKYTRIDYIEFVNYETFEVISEVKGKVLIALAVFVGTTRLIDNMVVEV; encoded by the coding sequence ATGGTTGTGGTTGAGAAAATTCAAGAAATGAAGGATATTGTCAAAAAGCTTAAAAAGGAAGGCAAGACAATAGGATTTGTTCCAACAATGGGATATTTACATGAAGGACATTTGAGCCTGGTCAGGAAATCAAAAAGTGAAAATGATATAACAGTTATGAGCATTTTTGTAAATCCAATTCAATTTGGACCAAATGAAGACTATGACAGATATCCTCGTGATTTTGAGAGAGACAAAAATTTGGCTGAGAAAGAAGGGTTAGATTATGTCTTCTATCCCTCAGTAAAAGAAATGTATCCAGATGACTTTAAAACAGTTGTATCCGTCAAGAATATAACAGATATTATGTGTGGCAAGTCAAGGCCAGGGCATTTTGATGGTGTTGCAACTGTTGTGCTAAAGCTTTTTAACATTGTAAACCCTGATAGGGCATATTTTGGGCAAAAGGATGCACAGCAACTTGCAGTCATTAAGCAGATGGTAAAGGACCTGAATTTAGATATTGAGATTGTTCCATGCCCGATTGTGCGTGAAGAAGATGGACTTGCAATGAGTTCACGGAATGTGTATCTTTCTGATGATGAGAGAAAGTCAGCAACAGTTTTGTACAAATCTTTAAATTTAGCAAAGGATCTGATTGAAAAGGGCGAAAGAGATGTTTTAAAGCTAAAAAAGGCAATGGAAGATTTGATTTTAAAGGAAAAGTATACGAGGATTGATTATATTGAATTTGTAAACTATGAGACTTTTGAAGTGATTTCAGAGGTTAAAGGCAAGGTTTTGATAGCATTGGCAGTATTTGTTGGAACAACCAGACTTATCGACAATATGGTTGTGGAGGTATGA
- the panB gene encoding 3-methyl-2-oxobutanoate hydroxymethyltransferase, with protein sequence MNKVTTKLLLEKKQKGEKITMLTAYDYTFAKLFDSCMVDILLVGDSLGMVILGYDSTIPVTMDDMEHHVKAVARGTRYAMVVADMPFLSYHTTPEEAVRNAGRLIRAGAYAVKMEGCDDVLDKIEAVLRAQIPVMGHLGLTPQSVNVFGGYELRAKEEKEAKKLIEDAKKLEEVGVFAIVLEKVPAMVAKQVQESVKVPVIGIGAGPYCDGQVLVCYDMLGMYEDFKPKFVKRYAEIGSIIKDAVSKYIEEVKKGEFPGKEHSY encoded by the coding sequence ATGAACAAGGTTACAACAAAATTATTGCTTGAAAAAAAGCAAAAGGGCGAAAAGATTACCATGCTCACAGCTTATGATTACACATTTGCAAAGCTATTTGACAGCTGTATGGTTGACATCTTGCTTGTTGGTGATTCACTTGGTATGGTAATTCTTGGATATGATTCGACAATTCCAGTTACCATGGATGATATGGAACACCATGTAAAGGCTGTTGCAAGGGGAACAAGGTACGCGATGGTTGTTGCGGACATGCCATTTTTGTCCTATCATACAACACCTGAAGAAGCTGTAAGGAATGCTGGAAGGTTAATTAGGGCTGGTGCATATGCAGTCAAGATGGAAGGGTGCGATGATGTTTTAGACAAAATAGAAGCTGTGCTTAGAGCTCAGATTCCTGTTATGGGGCATTTAGGACTTACACCTCAGTCTGTAAATGTATTTGGTGGGTATGAGCTTCGTGCAAAAGAGGAAAAAGAAGCAAAAAAGCTAATCGAAGATGCAAAAAAGCTTGAAGAGGTAGGTGTTTTTGCGATTGTGCTTGAAAAGGTTCCAGCAATGGTTGCAAAACAGGTTCAAGAAAGTGTTAAAGTACCCGTAATTGGCATTGGTGCAGGTCCTTATTGCGATGGGCAGGTACTTGTGTGCTATGATATGCTCGGCATGTATGAAGACTTCAAACCAAAGTTTGTAAAAAGATATGCTGAGATTGGTAGTATAATTAAAGATGCTGTTTCTAAGTATATTGAAGAGGTCAAAAAAGGAGAATTTCCAGGAAAGGAGCATAGTTACTGA
- a CDS encoding Rossmann-like and DUF2520 domain-containing protein produces the protein MKIGFYGASRAGISLGLYFINKGLEVVGYYNRTYEKAKEASNLTNTKVFKTPEELIKSSDVIFLSVSDSAIEEVSKNLPQEISKSKVFAHLSGALLSSAIKVSCKGRFSLHPVQTLRGKIEDVQKLNDAVFSLEGDELGKEIGKIILQKLGNKYIELKKEDKVKYHLAATIASNYLIGLLNFSYSIYKDLKLSDDIIFSMIGPLAKASLENFLKDRLNSLTGPASRGDIPILEKHYTVLSDSQRNTFLELLKLTSELIKERGQLEVFEKLQDFIKSKGGE, from the coding sequence ATGAAAATTGGTTTTTATGGAGCATCAAGAGCAGGAATTTCTTTGGGTTTGTATTTTATAAACAAGGGTCTTGAAGTTGTAGGATATTACAACCGCACATATGAGAAAGCAAAAGAAGCTTCCAATTTGACAAATACAAAAGTTTTTAAAACACCGGAAGAACTAATTAAATCATCTGATGTGATTTTTCTCAGCGTATCTGACTCTGCTATAGAAGAGGTTTCTAAAAATCTACCACAGGAAATTTCAAAAAGCAAAGTTTTTGCTCATCTTTCAGGGGCATTGCTATCAAGCGCAATAAAGGTGTCTTGTAAAGGGAGATTTTCTCTGCATCCAGTGCAGACATTAAGAGGGAAAATAGAAGATGTCCAAAAACTGAATGATGCAGTATTTTCATTAGAAGGTGATGAGCTAGGGAAGGAAATTGGCAAGATAATACTTCAAAAATTGGGGAATAAATATATAGAGCTTAAAAAAGAGGACAAAGTAAAATATCACCTTGCTGCAACGATTGCTTCGAACTATTTAATTGGACTTTTAAACTTTTCATACAGCATTTATAAAGATCTAAAACTATCTGATGACATTATATTCTCAATGATAGGTCCTCTTGCAAAGGCCTCATTAGAAAACTTTTTAAAAGATAGATTGAATTCTTTAACTGGCCCTGCGTCAAGAGGAGATATCCCAATTTTGGAAAAGCACTACACGGTACTTTCAGATAGCCAAAGAAATACATTTTTGGAACTTTTGAAACTTACTTCAGAGCTTATCAAAGAAAGAGGACAGCTTGAGGTTTTTGAGAAACTACAGGACTTTATTAAATCAAAAGGTGGTGAGTAA
- a CDS encoding ferritin yields MKNQKIIEMLNEQLNRELFSAYFYTAMEAYFASQNLDGFAHFFMVQTKEELDHARLIFDYINKIGGRVILKELKQPKVEYSSPTEVFELALAHEQFITSSIHEIAKTALEEKDLTTHNFLQWFISEQAEEEETMDKILKKLKFIKEDPSGLLFLDKELSMRVYTPPSIMQVE; encoded by the coding sequence ATGAAAAATCAAAAAATAATTGAGATGCTTAATGAACAACTAAACAGGGAACTTTTTTCTGCATATTTTTACACAGCAATGGAAGCGTATTTTGCTTCTCAAAATTTAGATGGTTTTGCACACTTTTTCATGGTCCAAACAAAAGAGGAATTAGACCATGCAAGACTAATTTTTGATTATATTAACAAAATTGGTGGAAGAGTTATTTTAAAAGAATTAAAACAACCAAAAGTAGAATACTCTTCACCTACTGAGGTATTTGAACTTGCGCTTGCTCACGAGCAGTTTATAACATCCTCTATCCATGAGATAGCAAAAACTGCTCTTGAAGAAAAGGACCTCACAACCCACAACTTTTTGCAATGGTTTATAAGTGAGCAGGCAGAGGAAGAGGAAACGATGGATAAGATTTTGAAAAAGCTAAAATTTATCAAAGAAGATCCAAGTGGACTTTTGTTTTTGGACAAAGAATTATCAATGAGAGTATACACCCCACCTTCAATAATGCAGGTTGAGTAA
- a CDS encoding FmdB family zinc ribbon protein has product MFYTFICNKCEEVFEINASISEISNGLKVICPKCSSDDVRRDYSKINFGISAANGSKVQSCSTCSGNRGCCGN; this is encoded by the coding sequence ATGTTTTACACATTTATTTGCAACAAATGCGAAGAGGTTTTCGAAATAAATGCTTCTATTTCAGAAATTTCAAATGGTCTAAAAGTGATTTGTCCCAAATGCTCTTCAGATGATGTAAGAAGAGATTACTCCAAAATAAACTTTGGAATATCTGCTGCAAATGGCTCAAAAGTACAAAGTTGCAGCACATGCTCAGGAAATAGAGGCTGTTGCGGGAACTAA
- a CDS encoding Uma2 family endonuclease produces MEKRISKFWTYQDYLKLPEEARVEIIDGVIYDMSPAPSRVHQKIVSELTITIGSYLRQNKKPCEIYTAPFDVVLVSEGQDENQAINVVQPDISIICDKRKLTEKGCVGAPEMIIEVVSPNNLIHDYVRKLNLYTQFGVKEYWIVNPANQTILVYRLKDNEGLQAPESYTFNDKIKVGIFEDLIIDFAQIKEVL; encoded by the coding sequence ATGGAAAAGAGAATTTCTAAGTTTTGGACATATCAAGATTATCTCAAGCTGCCTGAAGAAGCAAGGGTAGAGATAATAGATGGTGTCATCTACGATATGAGTCCTGCACCTTCAAGAGTGCACCAAAAGATTGTTTCAGAGCTTACAATTACAATTGGTAGTTATTTACGCCAAAATAAAAAGCCATGTGAAATTTACACAGCTCCTTTTGATGTTGTCTTAGTTAGCGAAGGACAAGATGAAAATCAAGCAATCAATGTTGTTCAGCCTGATATCTCAATCATATGCGACAAGAGAAAACTTACTGAAAAAGGCTGCGTTGGAGCTCCTGAAATGATAATTGAAGTAGTCTCGCCTAATAATTTGATTCATGATTATGTAAGGAAATTAAACCTATATACTCAATTTGGAGTCAAAGAATATTGGATTGTCAATCCTGCTAACCAAACGATTTTAGTTTATAGGCTTAAAGATAATGAAGGTTTACAAGCTCCAGAAAGCTATACTTTCAATGACAAAATAAAGGTTGGTATTTTTGAAGACCTTATAATAGACTTTGCTCAAATAAAAGAGGTGTTATAA